The Malus domestica chromosome 10, GDT2T_hap1 nucleotide sequence TGCAACAATGGCTTGTTTTATTaatagtctacatatttttgAACACATCCCACATTTGCTTTTCTAATCAAAGTTTATCTTAATGCATTCTACATAGtttcccataataccctcacaccctaCACTTTTaatatacaccccacattttctacatacacACCACGCTTCACATCTTAAGTGCATATACatattttatagttttgtttttatatcTTAATTATGTAATCATAACAATAAAATCGGGTTAGAGAAGAATGTGAAGTGTATATAGAAAATTGGATCGATGCCTTCATGAATCAATGGGTTTTTATATTCTTAGCAATAAAGGTGTCCATTTTTAACAGCAGTCTTCTTGTGATTATATTCTTACCAGCAGAGGTGTCCAGGCTTTCTGCTTGAGTCTAGAACAAGAGACTTCCAATTTGAATACTGGTGGCAGTTGAATGAGTGAATTTGGCATGCAGCTCTTTAACCAAAGAATACATAGTTGTCCAACTGACATGGCCGCTGCAAACTTGGTATTCTTTGCTCATCAAAAGATACAAGCAGGAGGTGGACGTCcaactgaaaaagaaaaaaaaaacaaaaacaaaaaaacgttTGATCCAACCATCTCTCGGGATGTTTATGTTAAAGGCCGAAATTATCATTGCATATTAGGGTATAGAACTATACAAGTTATTTGGTATTAAATTTTGAGGTATATTCAATATCATGTGGAGTACTAATAAAACAAACCCTCCATTTTTTATGGCAACtttcaaatttaattcaaaCCATTGATCTCCAAATGtaacaaagtaaaaaaataaaagggtttttatcacaaatggttcctgagattgatcaaactcatcattttggtctctcactttcaaaatcaatcaaagtTGTCTTTGACATTCACTACTGCACATCAATTTGGTTATTATGTTAAGATTCTCTCACATATTCTGTTAGTTTGTATGTAGGACCCACAAATCCAATTCAATGGTGACACGTGGATTATACAAAATAAGAGTTTTTATCGTAAGTAgtccctgacattgatcaaacccctcattttggtccatgagtttcaaaaatcaataaatttggtCATTGACTTTCAATACCACATGTCAATTTAATCATTCTGCTAAAGTTCCGTCAATATTTTTTGTCCCACTATCCAATCATCTGGCGTCACATGAATTAACTAtaagaaactatttttttttaagatttaaaactaaaagtaaaataagaaactaaaaaccaaaactaaaagataaaaaaatgaaggtggattgtctgccctctcatTTCCATAATCTCCTCATCatctcctgtttgtgtggtcaatGTTAAGTCATATCAAttatttatattgatttttttataaaaataataaaataaaaagtaataggaatataaaatgttgacgtcaCTTAACTGTGATCACACAAAACATGAGAGGATgggaagagtatggaaatgggagggcagacaatccacctcttAAAAAAAGTCATCGTTGTCTTCATCAAGGtctcaaaaaaaaacaaaaaacaaaaggaggCACCAAGACACCACAAAAGTACTTGGCCCCCTGAACTCACTCCACATTCCCTGTAGTTAGTTATAATCCTattaaatttgaattgaatttggattcaatttttatcgaatttagattgagttttttttttttttttttttttttttttttttcaattgggtGCTAGAAATGTTAGCGCATAATACTCATTCGTTTGttcactcttaaaaaaaatagtttcttaTAGTTAATCCAAGTGGAGCTGTATATGATTGGATTAGCGGGACCACATCAGAACACAAACGAAAaatattaatgaaatttttaagAAATGACTAAATTGATGTGCGGTAGTGAAAGtcaaggaccaaaatgaggaaTTTGATCAATGTTAGGGACCATTTGCGATAAAACCCTTATTTGGTGTAATCCACGTGTCACCATTTCATTGGATTTGTGGATCCACATACAAACTAATAGAATAGTTAATGGAATCTTaacgaaatgaccaaattgatgtgGAGTAGTGAATGTCATAgacgacattgattgattttgaaagtgatgaaccaaaatgatgagtttaatCAATCTCATtgactatttgtgataaaaaccaaaaaaaaaaaaaaaaaaaaaaaaccctaatgcaCACTGCACTAGGTCACAGTTCAAGTTTTAAAATTGTCCCAGTAGTTTTACATAGTTTCAGACATAACTTGTTCGTTATAGCTCTGAATTGAGTTCCGTCTGCGATCACGTGTCCATAAAAATGAGTACTATTCGAAACTAGTAAAATAAGACTAGAaaagtgaaaggaaaattgAGGTCCACATGGAAGGCCTACGTGGCCTCTCAGGAGCATTTTAGTCATTCCACTACTATtaagaataaaatataataaatcttGGGACAGGATGTCCCACTACCAACTTCTCATCGGTTGGTGTTGGAGTTGAGATTGAACTTCTCAACCATTTTAGCCTACAaagtttcttattttgattcgtgTCAACGACACTATATTTGCTAGTACAAAACTCATGCCAAGCACAAAGCAACATCTTCATCATGTGACCAAGTACGCCCTCTAGTATGATCTTGTGCCATCTTGAAAAATTTGGGAATGGAAAGAAATGGTTTTGGAAgtgggtagaaagaaaaattgaaagaattgTAAGATAAAAGTgaattttgtgtggatgtttgaataaatacatgtatttatagagttttttggtgaattttgatttagataaaaaaaaattaattgttttagccgttggatttaatttttagccgttagatctttttttagttagatttgatcatattagagtttagccgttggatttaatgaattaataaattagaattaaaatataaaaaaaaattgaatctggACCATTGGATAAACTATCTCCAACGATCCATTAATCTTAGTTGTTGGATCATGAAAAGAGCCGTTGGGCTCCAGCTGGTGGCCAACAACTGCCTTGACAAGGAAGCCCACAGTTGCTAGGCGCTGCAGGCCAAGCGTGAGTGAGGCGCGTAGTGGGCTGCcagattatttttattttatttttttgacgtATATACGCACATAGGTAGGCCAATGGCTTTACCTTAATCTTTTTCTTGAGTTAAATTTGCCCCAAAAATCCCCAAAACTAATTTTTGGTCCAAAGATTGAAGCAAGTTGAAGGGgagtttggtttgttttgaatcacGTGACCAAGACAAAACTATTGCTTGAACGTCTTCATCCTACTTTATAGGTTAGGGACACTGATCCTTTTGCGAAAGTAATTCAACAAACCCCACActtttcaatttctttaatCCCTCACCTACTTTTTTCAAAGTCTCAAACCTTTTTTATCGGTtgctattattttattatttcatatGTTCATTAAGATCTGTCATCCAGTTCGTATCCTCCCGAGCATAGGGAGCTAGCTGAGCAACCTATTCaaacattaaaatttgattacaattattataatttttttagagaTCTTTATTTGTAATCGTCGGATTAAATTTTAAGAGTCTGGATAAGTTGCTCAGCACGCTCTAGCCCTCATGCTAAGGAGGCGATTCACTTCCATCTTTTTCAATCTATCAAGTTCaacagttaaaaataaaaattaaattataaaaattaaaaataaatgtgtaaatagcactatttttattttacaaaagtcTTACAACTTAAAAACCAACCCAAAGTCtcgtaacaaaaaaaaagagtaaattgtaacaatagtccctcaattaaaaattcattaccattggttcaTTGATTCATCAAAAcatgtagctatagtcattttcatcaacgtcgtcaaaattttgtcaaaattagtTATGTTGGAGTGacaattgctacaattaggttaaagttgagagattatttcttcaattgggttaaagttgaatgatcatttctccaattggattaaagttaagagaccattgataatgaatttttagttgagagaccatagCTGCATGTTTTGATTAGTTGAGAAACTAATGGTAATAAATTTATAGTTAAATGATCAGTActccaattaaattaaaattgaagaatCTTTGCTATAATTtacacgaaaaaaaaaatccaaaaacaaaagggaaaGCATCTTTCCTCTCCCTTCTTTCCTCCCATCTTCCCtaagaaacaaacagaaaacacTAACACTACAAGCAACTACATTtagcaagaaaataaaaataaatacataaaccCCACAAGCAAAATTACAATCTCGACGCCATGGATGAGTACGACATacaatctctctccctctctcagaTTTCAGCTTCAGAAATTGACCTCTGAAACGAAAAATTAATCATTTTTTTGTGCTTTTTGTCTTGATTTCCAGATCTGACGACTACCCAAAAGAGTGCTACACCCAAGACGGCCGGAGAGTGATGTCGTCATCGTCAACGACGAGCGTGCACGTCACGGCGCTGGACGGCCTGGTCAACGTCAACTCACTCTTCACCATCGCCGTCTTCGTGGGGCTCTCCCTGACAACTCCGGGACAGAGGAGCCTCGAGAACCGGACATCCTGCGACGCCGGGATCGACGTGGCGAAGAAGCTGCTGGTGTTCGAGGTTGTCTCCTTCAGCTTCTTCCTGTTCTCGTCGCTGGTGGCGCAGGGACTGAAGCTGGCGATCAACCTGCTCAACAGCAAAGACGTCGACGAGGCGTTCCGGGCCCACATCAATCTGAAGGCGTTGAGATTCGGGATGTTGGGGTCCGCTTTCGGATCGGTCATGG carries:
- the LOC103445335 gene encoding uncharacterized protein; its protein translation is MDESDDYPKECYTQDGRRVMSSSSTTSVHVTALDGLVNVNSLFTIAVFVGLSLTTPGQRSLENRTSCDAGIDVAKKLLVFEVVSFSFFLFSSLVAQGLKLAINLLNSKDVDEAFRAHINLKALRFGMLGSAFGSVMGCVFLVLSMVNVIQIRLGMLSCGSKSAVHSVAALVVLVTTALLVYISTAVYAFLH